The genomic stretch ctgggtatactAGAAGTCGTTCGAGAGGACCGTAGGAAGTGGCTCGAGAGCAAGCTTCGAGATCCTGACACTGGCTCCAAAGCAGCTGCGTCCAGCGCCGCACCCTCGACCAAAAACCTCAACGTTGGAAGTGGTGTTACAGCCCGGCTGCTGAGCAAGGCTCCCTCACGCGTAACGGCTGCCAAAAAGGCCAAGACCGACGACGGTAGCGGGTCTTCATACTACAATGCGAAAAAGACTGGTAAGCTTAACCACGAGCCAAAGGGCTCAAGAGGTGTCTTGCTTTGCGGCGATGTCATACCCATACAGAAGCGGAACGGCTCGACTGGCTCGGCCAGCTTGTGGGTCAAGGAGAAGCGGGGCAGTCTCATCTGGGTACTGGAAGAGATTGCCGAGGACGTAGTGTATATCACCGTTGATGAAGTAGGCTGCGTATCCAAGGGCTGGGGCGCGACCGAAGCAGTCTTCGGAAGCGACCGATTACGGAGAGGCATGGACCTGAAACGACTCATGCCAGGCATACCACGACTCCGGGGTACAAACACCGGAGCACTAGACTATGAGACCATCGATGAGTTCCGCAGCTACACAGCGCGAACATCCAACAGCATCAACATACCCGTGACGGTGGAGGCGTTGCCGGGCGAGCCCACTTTCCGCGTCTCAAGTTTCCCGCACATTGCTGGCATCATCGTCCTATCATCCACCGAACTCAAGATCACAAGCTCCAATTCTGTCTTCTCATCCGCGCTGTTCGGCCAGCCGCGGCCTGAAGGCGTTCATATAAGCAAGCTTATACCTGCTTTCGACAGAATACTGCACGTCATGACAGATGAAGACAAGATTGAATTAGTCGATGGCATAGTCATCCCTGAGCACAGCTTCCGTCGCGCCCGCGCTCTGCTGGCTATGCGAGAAGGTAGTACAGATGCTGCTGCCATCTTCCTAAGACCAAGCGGCTTGCCAGCATCTCATCGTGACGGCTCGGAAATAATGGTAGACGTGCAGATGCGTGTAGTGAAAAGCGAAAAGACGCCTCGCTTCGATGAGAATGTCATCGAAGAGGAGGATGCGCCGACGAAGCCTGACAAGGGCCCAGAGCTAGTATATGCTTTGTGGATAACATACTCGCGGCAGCTGCATGCCGCAAACCATGGTATTGGTCCTATGACCCCGCTCATATCACGACCCCCCTCACCTCGTCAACCTGAACCTGGTCAATCAAACTTCCCCGTCCCCCAAGAGCCAGAATCACATCAGTCACAAGGAACACCGCCCTCGGTGTCGCTACTGACCCAACAGATCCAAGAAGCTATGCGACCTAACACTCCGCAAGAGCCCCAGAAAGGATCCATGGCGCCACCACCCACACCCATGCAGGAAGAGCCaatgaagaagaagacaatCAGTGATTTTGTGGTGCTAGAAGAAATGGGCCAAGGCGCGTACGGGCAAGTCAAACTCTGTCGATACAAGAAAGCTAGCAACAAGAAGGTTGTGATAAAGTACGTGACAAAGAGGCGCATCCTTGTTGACACATGGACACGGGACAGAAGACTGGGCACAGTGCCTCTCGAGATTCATGTCTTGGATTATCTACGCCGCGATGGGTTTAAGCACCCCAACATTGTCGAAATGGCAGACTTCTTCGAAGATGACATCAACTATTACATCGAAATGACTCCGCACGGCCTACCTGGTATGGACCTTTTCGACTATATTGAGTTGCGTGTCAACATGGAAGAGAAGGAATGTCGAAAGATCTTTGTGCAAGTTGCTGAGGCAGTACATCATCTCCACACGAAAGCAAAGGTCGTGCATCGCGATATTAAAGACGAGAACGTAGTCCTCGATGGTGAAGGCAACATCAAGCTCATCGATTTCGGAAGCGCAGCGTATATCAAAAGCGGTCCTTTCGATGTTTTTGTGGGCACCATCGGTACAGATCCCTCGCTTCCCTCTCTACACATGTGAATGATGTGCTAACACCGTGAACAGACTATGCAGCCCCTGAGGTCTTGGCAGGCAAGGCGTACCGTGGTAAAGAACAAGATGTCTGGGCTCTGGGCATCCTCCTATACACTATCATCTACAAGGAAAATCCCTTCTACTCGATAGACGAGATTATGGACCACGACCTCAGGGTACCTTGGGTCATGTCAGAGGAAAGTATCGACCTTGTGAGGCTAATGCTGGATCGGGACGTGGAGAAGAGAATCACGATTAGTATGGTGCTTGAACACCCTTGGTGTAAGGgtgctggtggtggtggcgcTACCGGAGGCGTTGTGGGCGAGGTTGCTTGATGACAAAAGAGCGGGTGAAAGGCATCTGAGCCGCCATATAGAACGACGTTCACGGTCACTTTTGTTGCATGAGCTGGGGCTGGGACACGGGACGGGACATGGGAGTAGAATGGAAAGGGGCGGCTTGGGTCGGCGGCGTAGAAAGCGCTACTTTTCGGATACACACTTTCTTTACCCTCTTCTAAGCTCTCTCGGTTCCGAGACGGTATTATGCACTATAGCATTTTTGGGCAAGCGGTTTTCAGACATCACCTAGAAATACCCAATATTCTTTTTTCGCTTCTTGTCTCCCTCTCACATGGTGAGTCTTGGTCAGACGTTGCAAGCAAGGATGATCTGTCACTTATCAACCCTCCAACACCTCCCCCAACAACCACTCCTGCCCTGCCCACTGCTCCCTCACAACAGGCCAAATAAACTCCGGCGGCAACACAAATCCACCCCCGGCCTCATCCCTCGGACTCAACTCCATGGTCCACGAGTGCTCCGCCCCATGCACCGCATAATGATGATCCCTCGAGTTCCCCGTTGAAAAATACAATATCTGACACCCAGGCCCAAACTCATACGTACTATTCATCGTACTCGCGCCCATGATCGCCTTGGCCGTACCCCCTGCTACCTCCAGCATCCGCGGCAGCGTCTCAGGCAACGGGTCGCACGAGAAACCATACGGCGTGAGTATCAGCTGGCCGTAGGAGTGGAAGTCGATGAATGACCGTATACCCACCGGGCCCTGTTTTGCCAGTTGGGCTGAGAGGCTGTCCATGGCGGCATTCTCGGGTGTGTCACCCGGGGACTCGCCACGGTAGGTTTGCCCGCAGGGGTCGGGGGTTGAACCACCTTCTGGTGGTTCGGCGTCCCATTCGTAGCGCCAGTTGCGGTTTCCATCGGTTCCGAGACAGGTGCTGTTTGTGGAGGGGCGGGGCTGTCGGTTCTTGCGCCAGAGACGGTTGTTGGTTTGTGTGAAGAGGAAGCCGTCGGGATTGTGGAAGGGGATGAGGTAGAATGTGTAGTCGGAGAGATAGGCGCTGTTGGTGGAAGTGAAGAGGAGGCGGTGGGCTAGGTATTCGATGACTGGGGGGTAAGGTTAGTTCTTGGAGGATGGGGAAGGGGAAAGGGTGTGGTCATGGGCATACCCATTGTTGAAATCCATTCTCGGGCGTGGACTGTGGCGTGCCAGAGTATTATCGGTTTCTCCTCTTTCGTCTCTTCATTCCCGTAGAACTCAAAGGCCCAAATAGTTCTGTTCTCGTAGCTTTGCCCGATGGCGAATTTCCTCGTGTTGTTGGGGAAGGCGGTGACGAGGTCGTCCCAGTATTGCAGATGATCCGCGTATGCATGGTATGTATCGAACCATGAGAGATCTGGTAACTCTCCGGTTTGCGATATGCTTCGCTTGTAGACTGGTTGCTTTTCGGTCGAGCGGATGTATGCTCCAAGATCAGAGTTCACCAGTCGGGCGTCGAGGCCCAGACTGTTAAATTCGTAGATTTCCTCGGGTGGGATGGCTACGGACAGCGTGTCTCGGATCGGATGGGTGTAGTATTTTGAGAAGCGTTTCTCTAGTTCGCGGGCGGCTTGGTCCGAGGACGGGGTGATGGAATAGATGTGGTAACCATCGTAGCTGACTTGTCCGTTGTCGCGAGTTACGGGTTTAGGACTGGGATGGAAAGGCGACGCCACTGCTAACTGGGTGGCGAGCAAGAGAAAGTTTGGGTACTTCATCATGCAATTCTGGATTACTCACAGacagacttgtcaacaatcaatcgatcgacatgattgattcctatatgggttaaagaattacttcattaggcagcctttaacctagataggaatcaatcatgccgatctgattgattgttgacaagtctgctCACAGAGCTTATGAGATGCTACCCCAAATTTCTTATATACGCGCGTCCAACCCCAGCTATACATCTACTAGGTCTCGAAAGCCACGCGAACCTTGATACAGATCCTGATAATCGCATATATCTTGCATGAAGATATGGCACTCACTCTTGCTACTTAGAGAATGTGGTATGTCGTTCAACGAACAGCCAAGAATATGCCCAGACGTTGAGTTACTTGGGACGCTGTCAGCTTCCCGATCAGGTCTCGCTGCCAAGCAGCATGGCAGTGGCAGATACGCACCTTCCCCTCATACCCGGGTATATCATCATGACCGTAGAGCATCTCCCGTGCGCCGAGGCCTATACACTGTCGATATCGTCATCTCGTGCGCTATGGCGAGATATAGCCTCTCTTTAAATGTGCGGCGCCGAATAAGGCAATTAGAGACATCTGGGAGCAAAAATGAAGTCTGACTGTGGACCACGTTGATATGCAAACCCAAGTCAAGAAGGCGTTGATACATGATATGACTGACAGGAAAAAAGCAAAAAATAAAGTTGTTGTGACCTAACCAGGGGTCGCTATTGTGGGTTAGTGAATGCTCGAACAGATGTTGTTCTGAGTAGTACTACTTACAACCTGGAATCTCTTGATATCGAATAAATCGTAGTCAAGCGCCTTGCCATTGGGCCATTAGGCCAGTTGTACTGATTGATGGTAAACATTAAAAATCTATTGTATATATTGTTTGCGTTAAAAATCTTGACATGTGCGCGCTAAACCGCGGGGTTAGACCAACTCACCAAACGTCATCCGCCCCACTATACTTTCAATTCAATTCGATGCACGTATGCAAGGCAACAACACAGCACCGTGACAGCCTTCAGCCATGGCTGTGGTATCGCAGAGAGGCCGCTCGTACAATCAGACAGATTATAGCATAGGCGCTATAACTTGAACACTTTTGCAATCTTCATAGCCCGTGTGCCTCCTTCCTTCTACATTCCACCACTCGAAACAAGCAACAAGACGAACCATGCCGTCCACCAAGAGCGAACTTGTCTCCAagatgcccataatcgcgcAGTTTGACGGCAACTCGTTTGTCGTAGGCGGTGGAGTCGCCATCTTCCATGTTGCGACTGGTCGCGTTGTAGTGTGCAGCTACATGTATCGCGGACAGCAGGTCTATTTCCTACCCAAAGGACGGCGCGATGCAGGAGAAGAAAGCGGTCCAGGTGCAGAGAGAGAAGGATATGAAGAGGTACTTCATCGTACTTGAGGACTATAGACAGCAATCAATGCTAACGGTGTGGAACAGTCAGGTTACCGCAATCGTCTTCTCCCCCTTCCGACAGCTCACTGTCAGCCGCAAGCCCATCCACGCGTACACGCTCCTCTGCTTACTGCAGAACCTGTTTGGATGCAGTTAATGCCGCTTGCAACACGACAGTATGTCATCTATTGGTATGTCGCTGAGACGCTGCCTCCCGATGCCGAAGTCATACTGGAAACGCAAGCTGGCGATGCATATAAACCTCCTCCGTCATATCCACAACGTCTATCGTTGAAAGACAGGATCAAACAAGAGCCCGAGGGATATGAGCCGCGACATCATGAAAATACAGGAGTGGATGCTGAAGAAAGGACGTATAAGAGCGAGCTCATGAGTGTGGAGGATGCGGTGGGTTTGATGAGAGCTGGGTTTCCAAGTATGGGATGTGTAATGGCAGATGTAGTACTGAAAGGATGGGAAGGCATTCAGCAAAGATTCGCGATGGAGGATGCTGCTACACACGAGAGTCCTGAGGCAGTATGATGCACGAACATGATATGAGACATACGATCATGAGTGGAGAAGACAGTTCCCTGTTCAGTAGCAATACAATCACACATATGCCCTCAGTCATGTACCACCTCCCACGAATCTTCCAAACATCACTCTGCAATTAACGAACACCATTAACAGCTCCAGATATCCACGTTACCGTCACCATCAGAAGACTCATACCCCTCCCCTGTAAGACCTCCTACCGTTCGCATGTGCACAGGCAATCAACGTACCCCACATGAGCATCCAGACCGCACCTGGAATAAATGAAGCAACCCCACAGCAGACCTCACACACGGGAGACGTCGTCGCCATCCAAACTCTGGTAGCGAAATAGGCGGGACGCATGCACAGCCCGCATAGTAACGAATTGGTGGAGCTTTCGTTCCCATTCCCGGTCACATGTTAATTGAACGAACACACACGACACAAGACATCGCATGACATGCTCCCCGTCGTATACTGTGA from Pyrenophora tritici-repentis strain M4 chromosome 1, whole genome shotgun sequence encodes the following:
- a CDS encoding SPS1, Serine-threonine protein kinase, which encodes MSRPNHHGTSSGSGSLPEEAPLESLPQSSSHASEYAPLVKTKSTPSLLAYRSGALPPPINTAKRLSIDAGQLDRMARSPILPEHEHGLGASGLRRIRQQPAQRAASLNVATPPASRHASESAPTAPPSPTFAFGEDLSRFPSESLHSFSFATQSEDFIHNRQNVLKRSIEFMRDRLGWAATNPGIANAQARLSGDQEVQSMMELLTRANLIGQDGTGAHGLGALGPVTGPADMSGENPFDKGFVVQRSESPENMLKAAKPPVHRASITPVGPTDMDESSSTELPPASPPPPPSRPPRPQRAALKRTLTDVVPLTIQSQLHDALAQPYRVGDQEKLGDLVSPTTIPSLQHPSFNNTPGPHAAGSAPHGHGSRHVPAAQAIFTTGTETPWTITSANDLACLVFGVTRAEVRKLGILEVVREDRRKWLESKLRDPDTGSKAAASSAAPSTKNLNVGSGVTARLLSKAPSRVTAAKKAKTDDGSGSSYYNAKKTGKLNHEPKGSRGVLLCGDVIPIQKRNGSTGSASLWVKEKRGSLIWVLEEIAEDVVYITVDEVGCVSKGWGATEAVFGSDRLRRGMDLKRLMPGIPRLRGTNTGALDYETIDEFRSYTARTSNSINIPVTVEALPGEPTFRVSSFPHIAGIIVLSSTELKITSSNSVFSSALFGQPRPEGVHISKLIPAFDRILHVMTDEDKIELVDGIVIPEHSFRRARALLAMREGSTDAAAIFLRPSGLPASHRDGSEIMVDVQMRVVKSEKTPRFDENVIEEEDAPTKPDKGPELVYALWITYSRQLHAANHGIGPMTPLISRPPSPRQPEPGQSNFPVPQEPESHQSQGTPPSVSLLTQQIQEAMRPNTPQEPQKGSMAPPPTPMQEEPMKKKTISDFVVLEEMGQGAYGQVKLCRYKKASNKKVVIKYVTKRRILVDTWTRDRRLGTVPLEIHVLDYLRRDGFKHPNIVEMADFFEDDINYYIEMTPHGLPGMDLFDYIELRVNMEEKECRKIFVQVAEAVHHLHTKAKVVHRDIKDENVVLDGEGNIKLIDFGSAAYIKSGPFDVFVGTIDYAAPEVLAGKAYRGKEQDVWALGILLYTIIYKENPFYSIDEIMDHDLRVPWVMSEESIDLVRLMLDRDVEKRITISMVLEHPWCKGAGGGGATGGVVGEVA
- a CDS encoding carboxypeptidase, which translates into the protein MMKYPNFLLLATQLAVASPFHPSPKPVTRDNGQVSYDGYHIYSITPSSDQAARELEKRFSKYYTHPIRDTLSVAIPPEEIYEFNSLGLDARLVNSDLGAYIRSTEKQPVYKRSISQTGELPDLSWFDTYHAYADHLQYWDDLVTAFPNNTRKFAIGQSYENRTIWAFEFYGNEETKEEKPIILWHATVHAREWISTMVIEYLAHRLLFTSTNSAYLSDYTFYLIPFHNPDGFLFTQTNNRLWRKNRQPRPSTNSTCLGTDGNRNWRYEWDAEPPEGGSTPDPCGQTYRGESPGDTPENAAMDSLSAQLAKQGPVGIRSFIDFHSYGQLILTPYGFSCDPLPETLPRMLEVAGGTAKAIMGASTMNSTYEFGPGCQILYFSTGNSRDHHYAVHGAEHSWTMELSPRDEAGGGFVLPPEFIWPVVREQWAGQEWLLGEVLEG